AGCTGCCTGTGAAACAAGTCTCACCAGATAAATAAAGCCCTGGAGCCTGGGCCATGGCCATGTTCCCTGCTCCCAGGACATGTGCCAAGCAGGCAGACTGAGGTCTGCATAACCCTGTCCGAGTCAGGGTCTCTGGTGTTGGCactatctgcagctgctccacctACCCCAGACATATTGGGTCTagaccagagatgggcaaactacagcctgtgggccacatccggcccgtgcTGCCTAGCCTCTGAGCTCCCGGCCTGGGAGGCTAACCCCCCTCCCTCGCAGCCACACCACTGCGCGGGCAGCGCAGCTtacacccaccccctcccaggctttccaataagcctgtccagCCGCTCTGAGTGGCATAGCAAGGGGGCAGGGATGTTGGATGAGGGGCACGAGTTcccagggggcagccaggggacagggagcggttggattgggcagaggagcaggggcagttggatagggggtggagtcctgggggggcaaggggtcccaggagggggcagtcaggggacaaggagctggagggGTTGGAAAGAGattggggtcccggggggcactGAGggtgtcctgggagggggcagtcaggggacaaggattggggggattggatgggtcagggattctgagggtgggaagtgggaggggcagatagggggcagggcccagcctgtttgggaaggcacagtcttccctacacGGCCCTACATACCGTTTCACAATCctgatgtgaccctcaggccaaaaagtttgcccacccctggtctagacgtTAGGGCAGCACCTGAGGGTCACAGAGTacaaagccagaaggggccattgtgctcctcaagtctgacctcctgtctagcaGAGGCCAGTGACGGTCACCCAACTACCCCTGCACTGATTCCATAACTTGTGGAGATGGACACTCCTCCGCCACTGCCCTTGGCAGTTTGGTCCAATGGTTAGTcattctcactgttaaacatttgggCCTAATTTCTAATCTGAATCTGGCttgtttccagccactggatgaGAGTTTGACTTTCAGAGCCATATGAATGTCCTGCCAGGTGCAGACTGGACCCATAAGTGGGTCTTTCCACTGGGGAAAGAGGGCAGCTAGcaacaggcaggagcagcacatagcTCACCACCTTTCCAGCTCTTGAGGCCCTTCAGCTGTGGCTTCCGCAGGAAGGCTCACCAGCATGTAGCTCAGGCTCTGCCACCCCAGTGGTTGGGTTTCCTGGAAGCAGAAACCTCTTCCTTTCTTCCAAGAAGGTAGCAGAGAATTGCAGAAATGGGGTCAGTGCTTGTGACGCAGCGTGAAATTAATTTCTAGGTCAACCCAGGGCGGGGTGGGACCAGATAGGACCAAGGTAACTCTGATGCAGCCTTACAAGGGCTCCTGGAATTGCCCCACCTCCTCTTGACGGCTGTCCAATATGAATCATAGCAGCAGTTTTCTCCAAAGCGCTGGCCAAGCCAAGCAGGTGCTCCTGTGATAAGGTGTGGCCGCACACCCAGTGGTTAACAAACAAGTGCTCCTGTGACGTGCCACCGCATCTCAATGGTTAACACTGCAGATCTCTGTGAAATCCTGGGTAGCTGCTATGACAGTGTATCATGACCACTCCCCAGGAGCAAAACTGTGATGGCACACACAAACCACAATCACTTCTGCTGCCTCGGGGAAGCACCAGCCACGACAGGCTCTGTCAGTCCCAGGCACCTGAGAAAGGCTTCCTGtgcccactcccccagccccggaAACAGGCTGCCCTTTTATTAaacctttggggcacctgccctGGACAACCTTATTCAGACACTGAGCTATGGCTGCTATGCCCCTCTGAAGGGCAGGCTAGGGGCCCTGAAGGATGGATAACGTGGCTGCACATCAGAAGTGCAGAGGCCTGGGAAGGGGGCATCAGGCTTATTGTTTCCTGCGCAGGGAAATGGCTGGAGCAATGGGCCATTCCGTTGGGTTCACCTTTAATCAGTAGCCAGAATGGGAGTGTCAGGGCCGAGGGGCCTACTGATTGACACAAGGCCACCTCATTATGGCTGTGTCTCTGGAAGCAGCTTGGTACATATTATTGACACCTGGCTGGGTGGCCGCAGGATACCACGTGCAGCATGAATGGGCAAGGGGGATGGCCATGGCCATGCTGTTAGCACCACCCGAAAGGCAGGAGGTCACCAAGCCCAGCAGGCTGCAATACAGTATATAGCTCACCCCACTGCACTGGGGCACCCCATGGGAGCTCCTCACTATGGAGATATTGGAGACTTCAAGGCTCTGAGTGCTCAGCAATTTAACATCCAGGCTGATGAGTTTTATGGAATAGCCCCAAAGCTCATGGCCACCCTAGCCTGGCGCTGCTGAGTCAGCTCTGATATTAGACAATGGGCATCTGAGGGGCGATCATTTCCGCCCCGGCTTTGAGGGCGGGGCTAAGCCGCCTCCTGGCACGAGGGCAGGTTTGGTGAGTCGCCTTCAGCACTCAGGTACATAAATGGTCCCTGCCCAGTGGAGCTCACAACATCCCAAACAGGGATGAAGAGCAAACCACGCTCCTGCCTCCCACTTCCTGTGGCTGGTGCAGGCCAGCGCAGGTAAATTACGTTCTTCCACTGCCCAAGCAGGGACCAAGGGATTGGCGCTAACTGCAGGGATGTGACTCGTGCTGCTGGAGATCAAAACTAGGCTCCTGCTCTTTCCTCCCACCAAACTCTTTGCTCTCCCTTATTCCCCATCATCACCGCCCCGCCTCCATGCCTGAATCCCACTGCTGTCCTCCACTGACCCTTCCTCCCTTGTTCAGGTTCTCGTTATCCCTCCTGATCACTAGCCTCCCTCACTCCCACagcccagaggcagctgctgaGATCCCCAGGCACCAGCCCCTCTAGTGCCCCTAAACCCAGCCCGTCCCACTCAGCCTCGGCCTGGCTCTCAGAtctcatccccctgcccccttcgGCCCCCCTGCCCGGGACGCCTCCCAAGCCGAGAAGGCCAGGCCCCCTCTGGGAGCAAACACCGCGGCTTCCCGCCCCGGCTCCCCGCGATCCTCGGCGCTGCCCCGGGCCAGGCCCTCAGAGACCGGCGGGGCCAGCTCCCAGCGCGGGCTGACCGGGCTCCCGGCTGAGGCGCGGGGCGGGGGCGCCGCCGAGCTCCGCGGGACCCCCCCGGAGagcggggagcaggggaagcccgACTAGCTCCGTGTCCAAcgccaccttcccacaactccccGCGGCGCGGGGCCGGACAGTCTGTCATCTGCTTCCGGAAACTCTATCCCTCCTCCCGGACCCGTTCTGACGCAGTTCCGGTCAGTGGGAGTGGGAGATCTAAGGTAGTTTCCGGTTCCGGGTCTTGGCGGTGACCCGGTTGGAGGGTGGTTCCGGTTCCGGGGCGGACGGCTGCAGGAGGCTCTTTTCGGTGTCGGTGTCGGTGGGTTCCGTGTTCGGGCCAGAAGTTGCCGCCATGTCGGTCCCCAGCGCCCTGATGAAGCAGCCGCCGATCCAGTCCACGGCGGGGGCCGTGCCCGTCCGCAACGAGAAGGGTGAGAGCGGGCCGGGGTGCGGAGTGGGGGGGGTGTCTTCTCATGGGGGGGTCCccggcccgggggcgggggggggtatcGTCTCATGGGGGGGGTCCccggcccgggggcgggggggggtatcGTCTCATGGGGGGGGTCCccggcccgggggcggggggggggtatcGTCTCATGGGGGGGGTCCccggcccgggggcgggggggggtatcGTCTCATGGGGGGGGTCCccggcccgggggcgggggggggtatcGTCtcatggggggggtcacactcccCCCGGCATTGGTTGCCCTGGTTTCTTGGGAGCCGTGCCCTGTTTGTCCTGGGGTGCTGGGGCGATGAGAAGCGCAGATCTGCAATAATCCATCCGCCTCCTTCCTCGCAGGTGAGATCTCCATGGAGAAGGTGAAGGTGAAGCGCTATGTGTCGGGGAAGCGGCCAGACTACGCGCCCATGGAGTCCTCGGACGAGGAGGATGAGGAGTTCCAGTTCATTAAGAAGGCGAAGGAGCAGGAGCTAGAGCcagaggagcaggaggaagaTTCAGCCAGTGACCCCCGTTTGCGGCGTTTGCAGAACCGCATTAACGAGGATGTGGAGGAGAGGTGAGCTCCTGTCCATGACAGTCCTGGCTtagtcaaagagagagagacagcaagtAGCGTCAGGTCCACCTGCCCTTGACAGCTGTGGCTTTACAGTCACCTTCGTTATGTTTTTGGCAGTTTCTCTTTGTGAAAGACCGAGTTTTTTGAGCTGACTCTGCTGAAGTGCTGTCCAAGGCACtgtgtaaacaaactgaaaatacgaagaaataaggaaagaaaaggtTTTCTTTCAGCGTTTTGTTATTGGTAATTAGACTTTGCTCAAGTCCGTTGTACGGATGCATTTTTCAGGTGTGTAACTTTTGGAAGTGTCCTTTTTATATATTCCCTACATCTTAAATAGAGGGGTACAGGAAGGAAGAAACAGCCCTACACATTGTTACAAATAATTCTTTAGATGTAGGCTAGGGCAATTAGTCAGCAAGTTCTGAAAGTGACCATAAATAGTACAGCTAGCTCCTTAAGGTCTTAACATGGGGAGGAAAGCAAAATCTATAAAACAGAATAACATTCTTGTATGGAAATAGGGGGATGTCATGTTACTGCATCTAATTGAGATAGACAGATGAGTAATGTTTGTTTAATTCATTTCAAGTCGTTAATTCATATCTATGAGGAGTATTCATATCTATGGGTCAGTTCTAGCATTGCCTCAGTCTTTACAATTGCTAATGAAGAAGCAGGATCGCAGCGGAAGCTGCATTTGCTACAGTGGGATGAACAGAGGTGCCTATTCCTGAGCAATCCAGCTACTGGATCTTAAATGTCACCATGTAAACCAACCTTCTGAGAAGAAATGTTACTTTTTCCaaactttgctgctgtagctctgcctgcagcctaggtGCTCAAACTGTCAAGGAGAGTAATCAATGGTTTGTACTGTAGCAGCATATACATAAGAGCTATGATTGTTACAGTCTGATTATATTTCGGACACTGGTGGGTCTAGCCATATTTTTTAGTTTCCTGAGTATTTGAGATGAACACATGTTCAGCTTGGCATGCTGAGATACATCTTTGCTGTGATTATTGGGGCTATAACATTGGGGTTAGGAGGGTTAGGAAAAGGTCATTGTGGGGTTGGAATGGCTTGAGAATTCCTGGCtggcttatagattcatagactttaaggtcagaaggtaccattatgatcatctagtctgacctcctgcacaacgcaggccacagaatctcacccacccactcctgcaataaacccttaacctatgtctgagctactgaagtcctcaaatagtttGGATGTGTATATATGGGGACTTCAGTTTGAAGCGCCCCAGAGCATTTAGATGGGCTGTGGCCTACGGTTGCTGCTTTATGGCAGTTGAATTGCTATGAAATGTTAACTTTGGTGTCTGTGCATAGACTCGCAAGGCATCGCAAAATTGTCGAGCCAGAAGTAGTTGGAGAAAGTGACTCGGAGGTGGAGGGAGATGCCTGGCGCATGGAACGGGAGGATACTagcgaggaggaggaagaagagattgACGATGAGGTATGTGCAGAGCCATGGAAACATGCTGCAAATGTGCTGCAAGCACCAGTTCCCCACGCGCTCTCAGCTGAGTTTCCACAGGGTGGGGTCCAGCTTCCTGCAGCTCAAGGCAGTACCAGATCCATGGGCAGATGGGATTGGCTAATATGTGAACAAATCTGAAAGAGGTTAACTGCCTACAGATGGCCTCGACTTGCCATTTGAGTTgcatgggatgagagggaaggtcctctcatggatcagtaaaagatatgaaacaaagggtaggaataaatggtctgttttcacaatggagagaggtaaatgatGGGATCCCCAATACTGGGTTGTGTGCAGTTTGACATATTCATAATCTGAAAAAGGgaatgaacagtgaagtggcaaagttttcagatgatacagaATTATTCAAAATACataagtccaaagttgactgcaaagagttacaaagggacctcagaaaactgggtgagtgggcaacaaactGGCAGAAGAAATTCAACAATCGATAAGTGGAAagtgtaatgcacattggaaaaaataattctaacTACACATGTATAACAAgctttaaattagctgttaccacgcaAGAACTTTGAGTCTTcttggctagttctctgaaaacttcatcTCAGTGCACAACTGtggtcaaaaaagcgaacagaatgttagggactatttggaaagggatagataataagaccaaaaatatcataatgccactctgtaaatccacggtacacccacaccttgaatactatggGCAGTCTGGTTGCCCATCTCAGGATATAGTGCAATTGGATAAGATTCTTAGATGGGCAACAGAGATGATCAAGGGTACAAAATGGCCTCCCTACAAGGGGAGACTAAAGAGACTGGTGCTGTTCAGCCTAGAAAAGAGATGACGAAGGAGGGAGGTGATAGAGGGTTATATGagcatgactggtgtggaggaggTGACTGCAGAAGCATTATTTACCCTTTTACATAATACAAATGCcttattaaattaataggcagaaaaTTGAATGCaacaggaaatactttttcacacaatgcacaggcaaTCTGTGGAACATGttgtcatgggatgttgtgaaggtcaaaagtaaaactgggttaaaaaaaaacccatctaggtaagttcctggaggacaggtctatcaatggttattagccaaaatggtcagagcTGCAACCCCTTGCTCGGGGtgaccctaaatctctgactgccagaaacttgTTGGGGAAGACGGGGTGGATCTCTCCAAAGCTCCCTGTTCTGCCCACTCTCCCTGaagctctggcactggccactgtcagagacaggatactggtttggcccagtatggcagctcttatgtaCAGATGTCTGACCGCTGGCCTTGCTGTGGGGAGAGAACATTGGCTGAAGCCCCCTCTGGTTTGCATGGTGAGGTATGCAGAGTGGTGGATCAGAGTGTGGCCTCTATGGAACAAGGAATCAGTACTGTTAACGCCAGTAAATTCCATCCATTTCACCCTCGCCGTGAAGGAGTTAGAATGGACTTGGGGCCTCTGCCCCTCTCGGGCTTTGCCTGGGGCAAACAtccttccccacctctcagcaAGAGAACTGGGGGTGAATGGAAGGtcagtagttccattgactcccTTTGGGTTTGGTGTGCCTCAATTAGGAGATTGAGCGTCGTCGTGGAATGATGCGCCAGCGAGCCCAGGAGAGGAAGAATGAGGAGATGGAGGTGATGGAAGTGGAGGATGAGGGCAGGTCTGGCGAGGAGTCTGAATCAGAGTCTGAGTATGAGGAGTACACAGACAGTGAGGATGAAACGGAGCCACGGCTCAAACCTGTCTTCATCCGCAAGTAGGTGGTGTACCTTgctgttgtgggggtggggaattacTCACACCTGAAGAGGACAGAGTGCCAGCCTAGATGGAAAATGTGAAGGATCAGCCGGTGCACAGAGAAGTGGTGCTCATGTTCGTTATCATGTAGCTGAGAAAGCAACTGGTGCACATGCTAATAGCACCTCAGGTTCTATCTGCAGGTCAGGTTCTGGCTTGGCACGGATATGCAGCATTTGTTCATGTAATGGAGTGTCTGGGTGTGATAGATTCTGGCAGCTTTTGTTTTTAGCGTCTGACCCTGCTGCATACGCAAGCTGGATGGGCTCAGAGTCTCTTCATGGTACTAGTTGTTACTTTTGGGTAGGTGCCACTCAATGGTGATGTGGTGATTGCCAGTGAGGTGCAGAGTTCCACAGGAAATGGTTCTCTCCCCACAACAGATCTAGGGGTATTAGAGGCCACTCGGAAAGTTGCTAAGGCAGTTGGGCCTGGAGCAGCACCAGACAGGTGAGGATCCCGGGGGCAGACACTGACTCCAGAGGAGTGAAATAGCCAGTGCTGGTGTGGGACTTTGAGAGGGATGGGTCAGGTgcggtgggagggggaaagaagctTGTCATGGCCCCTCTATTCTAGGAAGGATCGAGTTACGGTCCAGGAACGAGAGGCAGAGGCAGTGAAACagaaggagttggagcaggagGCAAAGCGGCTGGCGGAGGAGAGGCGGAAGTACACGCTCAAGGTAATGGAGGACTGTCCAGTGGGGCAGTATatctgtgggagggggagagggttggTCTGCTTGCAACAGGCTCAGTTCCCAGCTTGGTCCTCTCTGCAGATCGTGGAGGAGGAGACTaagaaggagctggaggagaacAAGCGCTCACTGGCTGCACTGGAAGCGCTTGATACAGATGACGAGAATGATGAGGAGGAGTACGAGTCCTGGAAAGTGCGTGAGCTGAAGCGCATCAAACGGGACCGCGAGGAGCGAGAGGCGTAAGTGCTGCCGCAGCCTGGGCTTGGGGTTGAATGTCTCTAGTCCCTGACCCAGAAGACAGCGGCCACTGGGGGGCATCTTCTCCTCCCCATTTCCTGCTCTGTCTGCAGCCTAAGGCAGAGCAGAGGGCACCCCGTCTTAGCTCGTGGAGGGACAGGGCATTTGGTGCGGTGCCCCTGGAATTTAGTGGGTTGAATTGCTTCCTGGACCTTCAGTCTCTGGACAGGGATGTGAGTGGGACAAGCTTTCTGTCCTCTGGGCAGAGCAGAGGACATGGCGAGAGTAGGGCTGGCTCTAACGAGCTTCATGGCTCCCACACAGACTGGAGAAGGAGAAGGCCGAGATTGAGCGCATGCGGAACCTGACAGAGGAGGAGCGCCGTGCTGAGCTCCGGGCCAATGGCAAGGTCATCACCAACAAGGCAGTGAAAGGCAAATACAAATTCCTGCAGAAGTACTACCACCGTGGGGCCTTCTTCATGGTGAGTGACTGTTGGGGCCCTGCTTCGTGGCTCTGGGGCAACCACACCTGGAACAGTGCGTTCCGttctggatgcttcagaggaaggattgGTTTAAAGCAAAGATTACAAGGGCTACAGCTGTATAGTGGCAACACAGCCACTGAAGAGTGTGTGGTGTCAGGAGACCAGGATGAGTCTGCTGTGTTTGACAGGTGTGAATCCctaagagggggaagggtgtgaTTAGGGCTTGACTGAAGGTGAGGTTACATTGAATGCCAGGAAGCTTTCTGACAGTGAAATTGATTGTCACTTGATCTCCTGGGGGTTGTTGTCATGCATCTACTAATACAGGGGTGCTCAAACTgagggtcgggacccctcagaaggttgtgaggttattatgtggagggtcacaagctgtcagcctccaccccaaaccctgctttgccttcagcatttataatggtattaaatatattaaaaagtgtttttaatttataaggggggggtcgcactcagaggcttgagAATCACTGCACTAATACCTCTCTGGTAATGACTGACAGATCTACGTGGATGTCTCATCACTATTTGATCGCATATGGCCCAAACTCTCTCCACTCCCCCTTTCTCTGTCATTGTCAATCCAGCCCTCTTCCCTGGGATTCAGGCCCATAACCTGGGTTGATTTGTGTCTCCTCCATGTCCCACACATCCAGAACTTGCTGCTGTTTCCTCCATAACATCTCTAGAATCTGTCCTTTTTAGTTTCTACCTTTACAACTCAAACTCTCCTTGAGGCCCTCATCACTTGCCATCTCACTGCAGTGACAGCCTTCCCATGCTGCCTCACGAAGTGTTGGTTCCAGAATCCATTGCCTTGTCTGTTCTATGCATGCTGTCCCCCCTGAATCCCTCCACTGATGCCCTTCCTTTAGTGGATCCTAGGCAAGCTTGTCACAGCCGTCAGAGGCAGAATCAAGTGGTCTGTTGTTCTGCCACATCATTCAAGCTAGCCTCATCTGCCCTTCTCATAAACAGACCCCTGCTTCTGCTGGCTGCACACACTGCCCTTCCTGAGCTCATCCACAAAGCCCCTGCCCGCAAGGAAGCTGTGGATAACTTGGAgaagggtcagagaagagccatgagagtgattacaggattagaaaacctgccttatagtgatagcttgagctccctgagtctgtctggtttaacaaagagaaggttaaggggtgacttgatcccaatctataagtacctacctgggAACAAATGTTTaccaatgggctcttcagtctagcagcaAAAGATATAACATGGTCCCATGGCTAG
Above is a window of Dermochelys coriacea isolate rDerCor1 chromosome 10, rDerCor1.pri.v4, whole genome shotgun sequence DNA encoding:
- the MFAP1 gene encoding microfibrillar-associated protein 1, which gives rise to MSVPSALMKQPPIQSTAGAVPVRNEKGEISMEKVKVKRYVSGKRPDYAPMESSDEEDEEFQFIKKAKEQELEPEEQEEDSASDPRLRRLQNRINEDVEERLARHRKIVEPEVVGESDSEVEGDAWRMEREDTSEEEEEEIDDEEIERRRGMMRQRAQERKNEEMEVMEVEDEGRSGEESESESEYEEYTDSEDETEPRLKPVFIRKKDRVTVQEREAEAVKQKELEQEAKRLAEERRKYTLKIVEEETKKELEENKRSLAALEALDTDDENDEEEYESWKVRELKRIKRDREEREALEKEKAEIERMRNLTEEERRAELRANGKVITNKAVKGKYKFLQKYYHRGAFFMDEDEEVYKRDFSAPTLEDHFNKTILPKVMQVKNFGRSGRTKYTHLVDQDTTSFDSAWGQESAQNTKFFKQKAAGVRDVFERPSAKKRKTT